The genomic DNA AAGTATGGAAAAGACGCCCTTAGACCGCCCTTGCCTTTTTCTCCTATGAAAAATAAACTAAAAATAGATAAAAATATCAAAAACGGCACAAGCATCAAAACTCTAAGCATTTTTGTGATGACTGCGATCTCGCCAGCCTTGTCTCCTATGGCATTGCCAGCTGCGACTGCGTGGGCTACTTCGTGCAAGCTGATACCACTCATAAATCCAGCCGCCGCCTCGCTAAGTCCAGTAGCTCCAATAGCAAAGCCAAGTGGATACAAAAACATTCCCAAAGTCCCAAACACAACCACAGTGCAAACTGCGATGCCAACTCTATTTGCTCCACCTTTTGTGACGCTCTCTGTAGCTAGCACGGCTGCAGCTCCGCAAATGCTTGATCCTGAGCTTATCAAAACTGCTGATTTTTTATCTAGCCCAAGCCTAAGACCTAGAAAGTAGCCGATCAAAAACGTGCTAAACACGACTATGAAAGCTGAGATAATACCGCCAAATCCAACGCTCAAAGCATCGCTCACGGTAAGTCTAAAACCATAAAATATAACGCCAAGTCTGAGAATTTGTTTGGTGCAAATGGCTAAAACTCCACTACGTGCTATAAATTTGACCGTGGAATGAGCCGTGTTGCCAAGAATCGCGCCCAAAATAACAGCGATGATAAGCGGAGATATCCCAAGACCTGCAAACGCTGGTAAATACGACAATCCAAGAGCAATAGAGCTTAAAATAAATATAAACGCCCAAGCGTTTAACCGCCTTTTTTTGTATATATTTTTGTGATTATTCATAACTTGCCTTTTAAATTTGGTGGAATTATATCTTAAAATCTTTGATATAAAAAATATATTTTTTATGTTATAATCATATATTTTATATATAAGGATATGGCGTGACAATCAAGCAAATCGAACACTTTTTAAAGCTATACGAATTAAAAAACGTAAGCCAAGTCGCCAAGTCTTTTGACATCTCACAATCAGCAGTTTCAAACTCAATAAAAGAGCTAGAAAGCTCATTAAATGGCAATCTTTTTGATAGAATTGGTAAAAATTTGATACCAAATCAAAAAGGCAAGCAGTTTTTTGAAGAGGTTTTGCCACTGTATAAAAACATAAAAGAGCTAGAAGAAAGAATGAAATTTGCAAGGATTTTGAGACTAAATTTACTCTCTAGCCAAAACGTCGGCGTCTATCTTTTATCAAATTTAATAGGCGATTTAGCAAGGCAGTATAGCCTTAAATTTGCCATTGCAAACACCCACAAAATCATCACCGAAATCTTAGAGCATAGGTGTGATGTAGGACTTATAGAAAGCAATATAACCAGCCCAAATATAACCAAAATAAAAATTGTAAACGATGAATTAGTCGTGGTTTGTGGCGATAAAAGCTTTGCAAATAAGAGCTTTTATATCGATGAAATCGCTGGATTTGAGTGGATCATGAGAGAAGATGGATCTGGCACAAGGCAGACATTTTTAGCTGGGATCCCAAAGGGCGTGGAGATAAATGTGGTCTTAGAAATCAACTCAACTGAAGCCATAAAAAACGCCATAAAAGGCAAGAGATTGTTTAGCGTTTTGCCTAAATTTGCTCTTGAAGACGGCATCTATCCGCTCAAAATCAAAAATATCAAATTTAGCAGAGATTTAAGCATAGTTTTTCACGCTAAGAAGGCAAATGACGATAAATTTATGGAGCTAATCACAAGGCTAAAAGACAGCCTGGCTGCCTTTTATAGCTTTAGTGTTCCATCTTGTCTTTAGCAGTGATACCCATCAAATTTAGGGCCACTCTAATGCTAAGAGCCACGACAGAAAAGAGTTTTAGTAGTTCATCTTCGCTATGGCTTCCTACTACTCTGTTTTCGTTGTAGAATTTATGGAAGCTTGCGCTTAGAGATTTGAGATAATCAGGTAATTTGTGAAGTGCTCTTGAATTATAAGCATCTTCTAACACTTCAGGCAAAGTCAGTGCCTCAAATAGCAAATTTTTGCCATTTTCATCTAAATTTGCCAAGCTTGCATTTGCCACGTCTTGTGGGGATTTGCCAGCTTTTGCAAAGACTTGATTTACCCTTGCGTGAGCGTAATTGATGTAAAAAATCGGGTTTGAGCTGTCTTGTTTTTTAAGCTCGTCGATATCAAACTCAAGGCTACTTGTATTTGCTTTGGAAATAAAA from Campylobacter iguaniorum includes the following:
- a CDS encoding YeiH family protein gives rise to the protein MNNHKNIYKKRRLNAWAFIFILSSIALGLSYLPAFAGLGISPLIIAVILGAILGNTAHSTVKFIARSGVLAICTKQILRLGVIFYGFRLTVSDALSVGFGGIISAFIVVFSTFLIGYFLGLRLGLDKKSAVLISSGSSICGAAAVLATESVTKGGANRVGIAVCTVVVFGTLGMFLYPLGFAIGATGLSEAAAGFMSGISLHEVAHAVAAGNAIGDKAGEIAVITKMLRVLMLVPFLIFLSIFSLFFIGEKGKGGLRASFPYFAVWFLVAVLVGSLPFFPRSTLPFINFIDTFLLCMAMGALGLTITKNALKNAGKTPFILATILFIWLIFIGYILGKIFG
- a CDS encoding LysR family transcriptional regulator, with the translated sequence MTIKQIEHFLKLYELKNVSQVAKSFDISQSAVSNSIKELESSLNGNLFDRIGKNLIPNQKGKQFFEEVLPLYKNIKELEERMKFARILRLNLLSSQNVGVYLLSNLIGDLARQYSLKFAIANTHKIITEILEHRCDVGLIESNITSPNITKIKIVNDELVVVCGDKSFANKSFYIDEIAGFEWIMREDGSGTRQTFLAGIPKGVEINVVLEINSTEAIKNAIKGKRLFSVLPKFALEDGIYPLKIKNIKFSRDLSIVFHAKKANDDKFMELITRLKDSLAAFYSFSVPSCL